In Penaeus vannamei isolate JL-2024 chromosome 14, ASM4276789v1, whole genome shotgun sequence, one DNA window encodes the following:
- the LOC138863989 gene encoding GATA zinc finger domain-containing protein 14-like yields MRTRTVTSNYWREVIGTDYTASSAQLSTPASPHHSIATPQPHPHTPHPPHLNNQYHTSQPHHISTTNLTTASPTHLSHSLSHSLKPQPQPAHLSHRHSLSHSLSHILNHSHSLSHSLSHSHSLSHSLSHSLSFSHSHSHSHSLSHSLSHSHSLSHSLSHILNHSHSLSHSLSHILNHSHSLSHSLSHSHSLSHSLSHSFSHSLSFSHSLSLSHSLSHSLSHSLSHSFSHSFSHSLSHSLSHSLSHSLSHSFSHSLSHSLSHSLSHSLSHSLSHSLSHSLSHSLSHSLSHSLSHSLSHSLSHKQERQQPQQKQKQEHQQPQHEQEQKRQQPHQKQKQEHQQPQHEQEQERQQPQQKQEQDVNNHNKNKNKSVNHNKNKNKSIINHNTNKNKSINNHNHNKNKNKSVNNHNTNKNKSVNNHNKNKNKIIINHNKTKNKIIINHNTNKNKSSINNHNHNKNKNKSVINHNTNKNKSVINHNTNKNKSINNHNHNKNKNKSVINHNKNKNKSIINHNTNKNKSINTHNKNENKSNNNHNKNKNKSDNNHNKNKNKIIINHNTNKNKSVNNHNKNKNKSSVNNHNKNKNKSVNNHKKNKNKIIINHNTNKNKSVINHNTNKNKSINNHNHNKNKNRSVINHNTNKNKSINNHNHNKNKTKRGRVLRHRGRRSKAQFSIRRRNGVAKTHLISK; encoded by the exons CACAGCCAGCTCAGCACAGCTCAGCACACCAGCCTCACCACACCACAGCATAGCCACAcctcaaccacacccacacacaccacacccaccacaTCTCAACAATCAGTACCACACCTCACAACCTCACCACATCTCAACAACCAACCTCACCACAGCCTCACCAACACACCTCAGCCACAGCCTCAGCCACAGCCTcaagccacagccacagccagcCCACCTCAGCCAC CGCCACAGCCTCAGCCACAGCCTCAGCCACATCCTCAACCACAGCCACAGCCTCAGCCACAGcctcagccacagccacagcctcaGCCACAGCCTCAGCCACAGCCTCAGCttcagccacagccacagccacagccacagcctcagccacagcctcagccacagccacagcctcaGCCACAGCCTCAGCCACATCCTCAACCACAGCCACAGCCTCAGCCACAGCCTCAGCCACATCCTCAACCACAGCCACAGCCTCAGCCACAGcctcagccacagccacagcctcaGCCACAGCCTCAGCCACAGCTTCAGCCACAGCCTCAGCTTCAGCCACAGCCTCAGCCTCAGCCACAGCCTCAGCCACAGCCTTAGCCACAGCCTCAGCCACAGCTTCAGCCACAGCTTCAGCCACAGCCTCAGCCACAGCCTCAGCCACAGCCTCAGCCACAGCCTCAGCCACAGCTTCAGCCACAGCCTCAGCCACAGCCTCAGCCACAGCCTCAGCCACAGCCTCAGCCACAGCCTCAGCCACAGCCTCAGCCACAGCCTCAGCCACAGCCTCAGCCACAGCCTCAGCCACAGCCTCAGCCACAGCCTCAGCCACAGCCTCAGCCACA aacaagagcgtcaacaaccacaacaaaaacaaaaacaagagcatCAACAACCACAGcacgaacaagaacaaaagcGTCAACAAccacatcaaaaacaaaaacaagagcatCAACAACCACAgcacgaacaagaacaagagcgtcaacaaccacaacaaaaacaagaacaaga cgtcaacaaccacaacaaaaacaagaacaagagcgtcaaccacaacaaaaacaaaaacaagagcatCATCAACCAcaacacgaacaagaacaagagcatcaacaaccacaaccacaacaaaaacaagaacaagagcgtcaacaaccacaacacgaacaagaacaagagcgtcaacaaccacaacaaaaacaagaacaagatcaTCATCAACCACAACAAAACCAAGAACAAGATCATCATCAACCAcaacacgaacaagaacaaaagc agcatcaacaaccacaaccacaacaaaaacaagaacaagagcgtcATCAACCAcaacacgaacaagaacaagagcgtcATCAACCAcaacacgaacaagaacaagagcatcaacaaccacaaccacaacaaaaacaagaacaagagcgtcatcaaccacaacaaaaacaaaaacaagagcatCATCAATCAcaacacgaacaagaacaagagcatcaACACCCACAACAAAAACgagaacaaaagcaacaataaccacaacaaaaacaagaacaagagcgacaacaaccacaacaaaaacaagaacaagatcaTCATCAACCAcaacacgaacaagaacaagagcgtcaacaaccacaacaaaaacaagaacaagagc agcgtcaacaaccacaacaaaaacaagaacaagagcgtcaacaaccacaaaaaaaacaagaacaagatcaTCATCAACCAcaacacgaacaagaacaagagcgtcATCAACCAcaacacgaacaagaacaagagcatcaacaaccacaaccacaacaaaaacaagaacaggagCGTCATCAACCAcaacacgaacaagaacaagagcatcaacaaccacaaccacaacaaaaacaagaccaaGAGAGGACGCGTTCTCCGCCACCGAGGCCGTCGCTCAAAAGCTCAATTTTCGATCCGGCGTCGAAATGGCGTCGCTAAAACCCACCTCATTTCGAAGTAA